From Microbacterium croceum, a single genomic window includes:
- the yidC gene encoding membrane protein insertase YidC produces the protein MGLDLLLASTTPSDAPAAGGFDLLGTILWPLKWVVELILVAWHWLLTAVGLPAASGLTWVLSIVGLVIVVRAALIPLFVKQIKSQRKMMEIAPELRKVQEKYRGKKDQLSREAMSRETMALYKKHGTTPMSSCLPLLVQMPIFFSLFSVLSDVSKHAKDSIGGVGLLNPELTQQFYDAKLFGVASLHETLGNAVDTGNTTAIIILVTLVVLMIGSQFFTQLQIISKNLSPEAKTGQAYQMQKIMLYVLPLGFIFSGIFFPLGVVVYWFISNLWTMGQQFLVIREMPTPGSEAAKAREERLARKGKAIDSSGKVVPMSVYEAEQQRKLEEVEKAKAEAPKRQQPVGKKRAKKKGSAS, from the coding sequence GTGGGTCTTGATCTCCTACTAGCCAGCACAACTCCCAGCGACGCGCCCGCCGCGGGAGGCTTCGATCTGCTCGGCACCATTCTGTGGCCGCTGAAGTGGGTCGTCGAGCTGATCCTCGTCGCTTGGCACTGGCTTCTCACGGCGGTCGGGCTGCCGGCGGCATCCGGACTCACGTGGGTACTGTCGATCGTCGGTCTCGTCATCGTGGTCCGTGCTGCTCTGATCCCGCTCTTCGTGAAGCAGATCAAGAGCCAGCGAAAGATGATGGAAATTGCTCCTGAACTGCGAAAAGTACAGGAGAAGTATCGCGGCAAGAAGGACCAGCTCTCTCGTGAGGCCATGAGCCGCGAGACCATGGCGCTGTACAAGAAACACGGCACGACGCCGATGTCGAGCTGCCTGCCTCTGCTCGTACAGATGCCGATCTTCTTCTCACTGTTCAGCGTGCTGAGCGACGTCAGCAAGCACGCGAAGGACAGCATCGGAGGAGTGGGCCTGCTCAACCCGGAGCTGACCCAGCAGTTCTACGACGCCAAGCTCTTCGGGGTGGCCTCCCTGCACGAGACGCTCGGGAATGCCGTCGACACCGGTAACACGACCGCGATCATCATCCTCGTCACGCTCGTCGTACTCATGATCGGTTCGCAGTTCTTCACCCAGCTGCAGATCATCTCGAAGAACCTGTCGCCCGAGGCCAAGACCGGCCAGGCGTACCAGATGCAGAAGATCATGCTCTACGTGCTGCCCCTGGGCTTCATCTTCTCGGGCATCTTCTTCCCGCTCGGCGTCGTCGTGTACTGGTTCATCTCGAACCTCTGGACCATGGGACAGCAGTTCCTCGTCATCCGCGAGATGCCGACCCCCGGCTCTGAAGCGGCGAAGGCGCGCGAGGAGCGGTTGGCCCGCAAGGGCAAGGCGATCGACTCATCGGGCAAGGTCGTTCCTATGTCGGTGTACGAGGCGGAGCAGCAGCGCAAGCTCGAGGAAGTCGAGAAGGCGAAGGCCGAGGCTCCGAAGCGACAGCAGCCCGTCGGCAAGAAGCGTGCGAAGAAGAAGGGGAGCGCCTCATGA
- the yidD gene encoding membrane protein insertion efficiency factor YidD — protein MTALPASSIGDAHLQGRDLLRSIPLIPRNLVLGFLAGYRTVISPLYGDVCAYYPSCSAYAVGAVQQHGAVRGSLVSAWRILRCNPWSRGGVDDVQPHKHFRYDLTARGFVVPARKD, from the coding sequence ATGACGGCTCTTCCGGCTTCGTCGATCGGCGACGCGCATCTGCAGGGTCGCGATCTGCTGCGGAGCATCCCGCTGATCCCGCGCAACCTGGTGCTGGGATTCCTCGCGGGATACCGCACGGTGATCTCTCCTCTGTATGGAGATGTGTGTGCGTACTACCCGTCGTGTTCCGCCTACGCTGTAGGTGCAGTGCAACAGCACGGCGCTGTGCGGGGATCGCTGGTCTCGGCCTGGCGCATCCTTCGTTGCAACCCTTGGTCTCGCGGTGGCGTCGATGACGTTCAGCCGCACAAGCACTTCCGCTACGACCTGACTGCTCGCGGTTTCGTCGTCCCTGCCCGAAAGGACTGA